The following are encoded in a window of Flavobacteriales bacterium genomic DNA:
- the lpxK gene encoding tetraacyldisaccharide 4'-kinase — MLRLLLAPFAWLYGAVLLLRHALYDQGFLRRSGTRIPSIGVGNLALGGTGKTPHVELVLRTLEGIAPIATLSRGYGRKANDIREVRGDDGPAQVGDEPLLLKKKFPAVRVWVGADRVAALEKMVETVPALQAVVLDDAFQHRRMDAGLDILLTTWHRPWHRDALLPAGRLRDLPARARFADVVIVTKSPALPAQADQLRWREELGLRPGQPLFFSGITYGELRVEGTGRVEAGPDDTQPSSFNSQPATALNILLTTGIADPAPLVDHLRSRCATLDHAAFPDHHAFTPDDLRGLAARYANFATGPKVLVTTEKDAMRLLPMVAGSPLEGLPLAVIPMKALILNEPERFAALIRDHVATHPADR, encoded by the coding sequence ATGCTGCGCCTGCTGCTCGCTCCCTTCGCCTGGCTCTATGGAGCGGTGCTGCTGCTTCGCCACGCGCTTTACGACCAAGGCTTCCTTCGGCGCAGCGGTACGCGCATCCCCAGCATCGGCGTGGGCAACCTGGCATTGGGCGGTACGGGCAAGACCCCCCATGTGGAACTGGTCTTGCGCACGCTGGAAGGCATCGCCCCCATCGCCACGCTCAGCAGGGGCTACGGCAGAAAGGCGAATGACATCCGGGAAGTGCGTGGGGATGATGGCCCCGCGCAGGTGGGCGATGAACCCCTCCTATTGAAGAAGAAGTTCCCGGCCGTGCGGGTATGGGTGGGCGCCGACCGGGTGGCGGCGTTGGAGAAGATGGTGGAAACCGTTCCCGCGCTGCAGGCCGTGGTGCTGGACGACGCCTTCCAGCACCGCCGCATGGATGCCGGTCTGGACATCCTGCTCACCACCTGGCACCGTCCCTGGCACCGCGATGCCCTGCTGCCCGCCGGCCGGCTGCGCGACCTGCCCGCCCGCGCACGCTTCGCCGATGTGGTGATCGTGACCAAGAGCCCCGCGCTTCCCGCGCAGGCCGACCAACTCCGCTGGCGCGAGGAGCTCGGTCTTCGTCCCGGCCAGCCCCTGTTCTTCAGTGGCATCACCTATGGGGAATTGCGGGTCGAAGGGACTGGGAGGGTGGAGGCTGGCCCGGACGACACGCAGCCGTCATCCTTCAACAGCCAACCTGCGACGGCCCTCAACATCCTCTTGACCACCGGCATCGCCGACCCGGCACCCTTGGTGGACCACCTGCGGAGCCGCTGCGCAACGCTCGACCACGCCGCCTTCCCGGACCATCATGCTTTCACACCCGACGACCTGCGCGGCCTGGCGGCGCGATACGCTAATTTCGCCACCGGCCCGAAAGTGCTGGTCACCACGGAAAAGGACGCCATGCGGCTGTTGCCGATGGTCGCGGGAAGTCCCTTGGAGGGTCTGCCGCTCGCGGTGATCCCCATGAAGGCCTTGATCCTCAACGAACCCGAACGCTTCGCCGCGCTGATAAGAGACCATGTTGCCACGCATCCAGCGGATCGCTGA
- the tatC gene encoding twin-arginine translocase subunit TatC, protein MTFLEHLEELRWTLVRSAIAIGIGMVAAFVAKAVVFDLVVLGPMRGDFVTYRGFCALGQALGMGDALCAQGVGFDLQNISMSGQFFTHLMVSAVAGIVVAFPYVIWELWRFVAPGLRPEERAPMRWVAGFASLLFMAGVSFGYFLLAPLSVQFFGSYRVSEAVRNTIALDSYIGMVTSVTLWTGILFQLPIVVLFLTRAGLITPYFLRRYRKHAFVLVLVASAIITPPDVISQLIVTAPLMLLYEGGIILSARTLRRMERRAAQANVATATA, encoded by the coding sequence ATGACCTTCCTGGAACACCTGGAGGAGCTCCGGTGGACCCTGGTGCGCTCGGCGATCGCCATCGGCATCGGCATGGTGGCCGCCTTCGTGGCCAAGGCCGTGGTGTTCGATCTGGTGGTGCTGGGGCCCATGCGTGGCGATTTCGTCACCTACCGGGGCTTCTGCGCCTTGGGCCAGGCGCTGGGCATGGGCGATGCGCTCTGCGCACAAGGGGTGGGCTTCGACCTGCAGAACATCAGCATGAGCGGCCAGTTCTTCACCCACCTGATGGTGAGCGCGGTGGCCGGGATCGTGGTGGCCTTTCCCTATGTGATCTGGGAGTTGTGGCGTTTCGTGGCGCCCGGCCTGCGCCCCGAGGAGCGCGCCCCCATGCGTTGGGTGGCGGGTTTCGCGTCGCTCCTGTTCATGGCTGGCGTCTCCTTCGGATATTTTCTGCTGGCACCCTTGAGTGTGCAGTTCTTCGGCAGCTACCGGGTGAGCGAGGCCGTGCGCAACACCATCGCGCTGGACAGCTACATCGGCATGGTGACAAGCGTGACCTTGTGGACCGGCATCCTCTTCCAACTGCCGATCGTGGTGCTCTTCCTCACGCGCGCGGGTCTCATCACCCCGTACTTCCTGCGGCGCTACCGCAAGCACGCCTTCGTGCTGGTGCTGGTGGCCTCGGCCATCATCACGCCGCCGGACGTGATCAGCCAGTTGATCGTGACAGCGCCGCTGATGCTGCTCTACGAGGGCGGCATCATCCTCAGCGCCCGCACCCTGCGCCGCATGGAACGCCGCGCTGCCCAGGCCAACGTCGCCACAGCCACCGCATGA
- a CDS encoding purine-nucleoside phosphorylase → MLPRIQRIADHLKEATGGFRPETGIILGSGLSGLAQAVEVAHAIAYRDIPEFPVSTVEGHPGKLLCGTLAGKPVVVMQGRFHFYEGWSMDEVVLPVRVMKFLGIKRLLLSNACGGVNPDMEVGDLMILDDHINLFPTNPLMGPNIDALGPRFPDMSEPYDHALIGKAKAIAQGHGIAVRTGTYAGLSGPCLETPAEYRYVRAIGADAVGMSTVPEVIAARHMGIPCFAVSVITDLGVPGRIEKTTHAIVQRVASEAEPKLTRIFTDLIASC, encoded by the coding sequence ATGTTGCCACGCATCCAGCGGATCGCTGACCACCTGAAAGAGGCCACCGGCGGCTTCAGACCGGAAACCGGCATCATCCTCGGCAGCGGCCTCAGCGGCCTGGCCCAAGCCGTGGAGGTGGCGCATGCCATCGCCTACCGCGACATCCCCGAGTTTCCCGTGAGCACGGTGGAAGGCCATCCGGGCAAGCTCCTCTGCGGCACGCTGGCCGGCAAACCCGTGGTGGTGATGCAGGGCCGCTTCCATTTCTATGAGGGCTGGAGCATGGATGAGGTGGTACTGCCCGTGCGGGTGATGAAATTCCTCGGCATCAAGCGCCTGCTCCTCAGCAACGCCTGCGGTGGCGTGAACCCCGACATGGAGGTGGGCGACCTGATGATCCTGGACGACCACATCAACCTCTTCCCCACCAATCCGCTCATGGGGCCCAACATCGATGCGCTGGGCCCGCGCTTCCCGGACATGAGCGAACCTTACGACCACGCCCTCATCGGCAAGGCCAAGGCGATCGCGCAAGGGCATGGCATCGCCGTGCGCACCGGCACCTATGCAGGCCTCAGCGGGCCCTGCCTGGAAACACCCGCCGAGTATCGCTACGTGCGCGCCATCGGCGCCGATGCCGTGGGCATGAGCACCGTGCCGGAGGTGATCGCCGCGCGGCACATGGGCATCCCCTGCTTCGCGGTGAGTGTGATCACAGACCTGGGCGTGCCGGGCCGGATCGAGAAAACCACCCATGCCATCGTACAACGCGTGGCCAGCGAGGCCGAGCCGAAGCTCACCCGCATCTTCACCGACCTGATCGCCAGTTGCTGA